A window from Acropora palmata chromosome 14, jaAcrPala1.3, whole genome shotgun sequence encodes these proteins:
- the LOC141865825 gene encoding protein N-lysine methyltransferase METTL21D-like, with product MAVKLGSLLADKTFEREIECGHGTLRIKQAEVGDESCVVWDAALVLAKYLQKLHLSNKATEEGLENKRIIELGAGTGVVGLMAAACGAAVCCTDLTSVVPLIELNKTINQHLITGSFSAASLKWGQDVTAFLPCPDILIVADCIYYEESLTPLVTTLRDLSDFNTTVLLSYEERTTGNKPLVEKQFHQLAKAHFFVEEIPEEEQDSIYHSPDIYLWRLKRR from the exons atggcggtcaaaCTTGGGAGTTTGTTGGCTGACAAGACATTCGAAAGAGAGATCGAGTGCGGACATGGAACTTTAAGAATTAAGCAAGCTGAAGTTGGAGACGAAAGCTGTGTTGTTTGGGATGCTGCCCTCGTGTTAGCGAAGTATTTACAGAAACTCCACCTCAGCAACAAGGCCACCGAAGAAGGGCTTGAAAACAAACGTATCATCGAGTTAGGAGCTGGCACAGGAGTCGTGGGGCTGATGGCAGCAGCCTGCGG TGCTGCTGTCTGCTGTACTGACTTAACATCAGTGGTTCCACTGATTGAGCTAAACAAGACCATCAATCAACACTTGATCACTGGTAGTTTCTCTGCAGCTTCCTTAAAATG GGGCCAAGATGTGACTGCCTTTCTACCGTGCCCTGACATTCTCATTGTTGCTGATTGCATTTATTATGAGGAG tccCTGACTCCCCTTGTGACAACCCTTCGTGATCTGAGTGACTTTAACACCACTGTGCTTCTCAGTTATGAAGAAAGAACAACAGGAAATAAGCCATTAGTGGAAAAGCAGTTTCATcag CTTGCAAAGGCACATTTCTTCGTGGAGGAAATCCCAGAAGAAGAGCAAGACTCCATCTACCACAGCCCAGACATTTACCTTTGGAGACTTAAACGAAGATAG
- the LOC141865820 gene encoding glucosidase 2 subunit beta-like yields MESIDGMWHTKYTFVIFLFISLFSGQISSASSIRGVALTRLPFYDPSKDFTCLDGSLTIPFLSVNDDFCDCADGSDEPGTSACSNGIYHCTNVGFRPKNIPSSRVNDGLCDCCDGSDEYNEPVNCPNTCKELYKELYQKQREEAELAKQGLAVKQDYSQQGQNKKEERKQKLEELKKQLEQKKATVESLKIKKEEVEASEKEAKEKHENEWKETKAKILAERDKTSAEAAFKALDVNGDGRLTVQEIVDTDLLDKKYNEEEAKEVLGGYEDTDFDSFFSVLWSNIKEKYLHKEPAQPTTEETADKSSQIEIPAMETESPPPTPPIDENFDDDEDLPDVPGDDDDDDEEEDDDAGGNREPPDGLKLETEKQAAASAEESKDDDLKMPEYDEETKAKISVADQARKEYNEAESGSQDTEKEISELERILNINLGQEEEFAPLQGQCFEYTDREYLYKLCPFDKASQQPKNGGSETSLGTWGEWTGDPNKYSRMKYSGGQSCWNGPNRSAEINLKCGSTNELVQVTEPSRCEYLMEFKTPAACQSIDGDLSFLHEHGGEL; encoded by the exons ATGGAGTCCATAGACGGCATGTGGCACACAAAATACACGTTcgtaatttttctctttatttctctttttagcGGTCAAATATCTTCAGCATCAAGTATAAGAGGAGTTGCTCTCACTA GGTTGCCATTTTATGATCCTTCAAAAGATTTCACCTGTCTTGATGGCTCACTTACTATTCCATTCCTTTCTGTGAATGACGATTTTTGTGACTGCGCAGATGGAAGTGATGAACCAG GAACATCAGCTTGCTCCAATGGAATATATCACTGTACAAATGTGGGCTTTAGACCTAAGAATATTCCATCTTCTAGAGTCAATGATGGTTTATGTG attGTTGTGATGGTAGCGACGAGTACAATGAGCCCGTTAATTGTCCAAATACATGCAA gGAACTTTACAAAGAACTTTACCAAAAACAGAGGGAGGAAGCTGAACTTGCCAAACAG GGACTTGCAGTAAAACAAGACTACAGCCAACAAGGTCAGaataaaaaggaagaaagaaag caaaaacttgaagaacTGAAGAAGCAACTGGAACAGAAGAAAGCAACAGTAGAGAGCTTAAAAA TTAAAAAAGAGGAAGTAGAAGCTTCTGAAAAAGAGGCAAaggaaaaacatgaaaatgagtGGAAAG aaacaaaggcaaaaataTTGGCTGAGAGGGATAAAACTTCTGCAGAAGCTGCTTTTAAGGCTTTAGATGTCAATGGAGATGGACG CCTTACAGTCCAAGAGATTGTGGATACTGATTTGTTAGACAAGAAATACAATGAAGAAGAGGCAAAG GAGGTGCTTGGAGGATATGAGGATACAGATTTTGATAgcttcttttctgttttatggAGCAACATTAAGGAGAAATATCTTCACAAGGAG CCTGCGCAACCAACCACTGAGGAAACAGCTGACAAATCTTCACAAA TTGAAATACCAGCAATGGAAACAGAAAGTCCTCCACCCACTCCTCCCATAGATGAGAACTTTGATGACGATGAAGATCTCCCTGACGTTCCTggcgatgatgatgatgatgacgaagaAGAGGATGATGATGCAGGCGGTAATAGAGAACCACCTGATGGACTAAAACTAGAGACTGAGAAACAAGCTGCAGCTTCTGCAGAAG AAAGCAAAGATGATGATTTAAAGATGCCAGAGTATGATGAAGAAACTAAAGCTAAAATTTCAG TTGCCGATCAGGCCAGGAAAGAGTACAATGAAGCAGAAAGTGGCTCACAGGAcacagaaaaggaaataag tGAACTTGAGAGAATCCTGAACATAAATTTGGGGCAAGAGGAAGAATTTGCTCCTCTTCAGGGGCAGTGTTTTGAATATACTGATAGAGA GTATTTGTACAAACTTTGTCCATTTGACAAAGCCTCCCAACAACCAAAAAATGGGGGCTCAGAAACATCATTGGG AACTTGGGGTGAATGGACAGGGGATCCAAACAAGTATAGCCGTATGAAGTACTCGGGAGGACAGAGCTGTTGGAATGGACCAAACAGATCAGCTGAG ATAAACCTTAAATGTGGATCAACTAACGAACTGGTGCAGGTAACGGAACCCAGCAGATGTGAATATCTAATGGAGTTCAAGACTCCAGCTGCTTGTCAGAGTATTGATGGCGATCTGTCTTTTCTACATGAACACGGCGGAGAGTTGTAA